One window of the Perca flavescens isolate YP-PL-M2 chromosome 5, PFLA_1.0, whole genome shotgun sequence genome contains the following:
- the osmr gene encoding leukemia inhibitory factor receptor isoform X1, whose protein sequence is MIRFRISLINLVRFYLIFSEDYSGCCVDTVWPPSPSIIYLQAISDEQSLVVSWLVNHSRGDIYEVQVSRTENYNVIYNRNLSLISVDSDEYTWTWTSDLPLECVDHSVRIRHFYNQSVPSPWSNWITNHGAQMKVETKIFPCERIMREHTSAMFCCVYPRGVDITSMILNSKKYPLISIGAGVKAIAVDNLTIPTGLIKRLSLSCNNATGGIGYAWNYISFPPQKPRNLSCATSDMTTVICTWESGRKRDPYDRNKQTHTIHLENSDQAPINCEQSSCTFPAVPQLEEYNISLVVKDQLGEETESYSFNISDRVFPVVEVNRVNPGSTHTTVSWIVPGNLTQLNLLCQVTTDSDSTTELSCNNASGLCQVKLEHLLPNTCYSTRVRCCANGRLWGDWTQPISFITYPLVTLDVWRRIKQLSDTMTRQVTLFWTPHVPGSAVTVNIQGYIVQWLQEGQNWTEWKDSGQTQAEVSIDPGQYDFSVQAVVHTGSTIPAHITIPQGDDGEILPVKKRLSSSTATGFNLSWVEQDSATCGYTVEWCIMGNTVPCTLQWLKVPEGNNTLFLPARNFKAGCRYTFKIYGCTENGHRLLEVQTGYSQELKSVQSPSLVEPFQITSSSVTLEWSYDEDDPAHSAFITGYLVTAQAVGSGTLLGHAANLFNVSVADPRRKSVTIEGLQQNQEYAFSVSALTKEGPGQPTNITIRTRTNYSAHLAKILTPILLLLGCIILLWPQRKILMSVLRDIFTYPAGMNINTPEFDSFLQETSEQLQSQKVEECRCCNIEILNTRPLLDETTALRDAEPMNTLPSPGSQPSPSALSLSCVPLQTEYCPQSVTVSCDRTTLQQTCISNKTYMHTIEEDLSEAQQVMLRESSSVIYGYIFSETL, encoded by the exons ATGATACGTTTCAGAATATCCTTGATTAACCTGGTTAGGTTCTATCTAATATTTTCTGAGGATTACAGTGGATGCTGCGTGGACACTG TTTGGCCGCCAAGCCCGAGCATCATTTATCTGCAGGCTATCAGTGACGAGCAAAGCCTTGTGGTGAGCTGGCTGGTTAACCACAGCAGGGGCGACATTTATGAGGTCCAGGTCAGCCGCACTGAAAACTACAACGTCATTTACAAT AGAAATCTGAGTTTAATCTCCGTGGATTCAGATGAATACACATGGACATGGACCTCTGATCTGCCTCTGGAGTGCGTCGATCACTCAGTCAGAATACGACATTTCTATAATCAGTCTGTCCCGAGTCCCTGGAGCAACTGGATAACCAACCATG GAGCCCAGATGAAGGTTGAGACCAAGATCTTCCCCTGCGAGCGGATAATGAGAGAGCACACCAGTGCCATGTTCTGCTGTGTTTACCCAAGAGGAGTCGATATTACTAGCATGATCTTGAACAGCAAAAAATACCCTCTTATCAGCATTGGAGCTGGAGTCAAGGCTATCGCTGTAGATAACCTGACCATCCCAACAGGGTTGATTAAACGTCTTTCACTCTCTTGCAATAATGCAACAGGCGGGATCGGTTATGCCTGGAACTACATCAGTT TTCCTCCCCAGAAGCCCAGAAACCTCAGCTGTGCGACCTCAGACATGACAACTGTCATTTGCACCTGGGAATCGGGCAGAAAACGAGACCCGTATGATCGcaacaagcaaacacacactatCCACTTAGA GAACTCCGACCAGGCTCCCATCAACTGCGAGCAGTCATCTTGTACTTTCCCGGCCGTCCCGCAGTTGGAAGAATACAACATCAGTTTGGTGGTGAAGGACCAGCtgggagaggagacagagagttaTAGCTTCAACATCTCTGACAGAG TCTTTCCTGTTGTGGAGGTGAACAGAGTGAACCCTGGGTCAACACACACCACTGTTTCCTGGATCGTCCCAGGGAACTTGACCCAACTGAACCTCCTCTGTCAGGTCACTACAGACTCAGACAGCACCACTGAG CTGAGTTGCAATAATGCGAGTGGTCTCTGCCAAGTCAAACTGGAACATCTGCTTCCCAACAcgtgctactctaccagagtACGCTGCTGTGCCAATGGCAGGCTCTGGGGAGATTGGACACAGCCCATATCCTTCATTACCT ATCCGTTGGTGACCTTGGATGTATGGAGGAGAATAAAGCAGCTGTCCGACACGATGACTCGTCAAGTTACTCTATTTTGGACTCCA CATGTTCCTGGGTCAGCAGTCACAGTGAACATCCAAGGCTACATAGTTCAGTGGTTGCAGGAAGGCCAAAACTGGACTGAGTGGAAGGACAGTGGACAAACCCAGGCAGAGGTCTCCATCGATCCGGGACAGTATGACTTCAGTGTCCAAGCTGTTGTCCACACCGGCTCCACCATCCCTGCTCACATCACCATCCCACAGGGGGACGATGGAG AAATCCTCCCAGTAAAGAAGCGGTTGAGCAGCAGCACAGCTACTGGTTTTAATCTGTCCTGGGTGGAGCAGGACTCTGCCACCTgtggctatacagtggagtggTGCATCATGGGAAACACAGTGCCTTGCACTCTGCAATGGCTGAAGGTGCCAGAGGGAAACAACACATTGTTCCTACCTGCTA GAAATTTCAAAGCAGGTTGTAGGTATACATTTAAAATCTACGGATGCACAGAAAATGGACACCGACTACTTGAGGTACAGACTGGATACTCACAAGAGCTCA AATCTGTACAGTCCCCGAGTTTGGTTGAACCTTTTCAGATTACTAGTTCATCTGTGACGCTGGAGTGGAGTTACGATGAAGACGATCCGGCTCATTCGGCATTTATCACTGGTTACCTGGTTACAGCACAGGCAGTAGGATCTGGTACGCTGCTAGGTCATGCTGCAA ATCTGTTTAACGTGTCGGTGGCAGACCCTCGGAGGAAGTCTGTGACCATAGAGGGTCTGCAGCAGAACCAAGAGTATGCTTTCTCTGTGAGCGCTCTCACTAAGGAGGGGCCTGGACAACCAACCAACATCACTATCAGGACCAGAACCAACT ACTCTGCTCACCTGGCCAAGATACTGACTCCCATCTTGTTACTGCTGGGCTGCATCATTCTCCTGTGGCCTCAAAGAAAAAT ACTGATGAGTGTGCTGAGGGATATCTTTACTTATCCTGCTGGTATGAACATCAATACTCCTGAGTTTGACAGCTTCCTGCAAGAG acGAGTGAGCAGCTGCAGTCTCAGAAGGTGGAGGAGTGCAGATGCTGCAACATTGAGATCCTGAATACCAGACCTCTTCTGGATGAAACAACGGCACTGAGAGATGCTGAACCCATGAACACGCTGCCCTCTCCTGGTTCCCAGCCCTCTCCTTCAGCCTTGTCACTCTCCTGTGTGCCACTCCAAACAGAATACTGTCCACAGTCAGTCACAGTGTCCTGCGACAGAACAACCCTTCAACAAACATGCATCTCAAACAAGACTTATATGCACACCATTGAGGAGGATTTGTCTGAGGCACAACAAGTCATGCTTCGGGAATCAAGTAGTGTTATATATGGTTATATCTTCAGTGAGACTTTATAA
- the osmr gene encoding leukemia inhibitory factor receptor isoform X2, with product MIRFRISLINLVRFYLIFSEDYSGCCVDTVWPPSPSIIYLQAISDEQSLVVSWLVNHSRGDIYEVQVSRTENYNVIYNRNLSLISVDSDEYTWTWTSDLPLECVDHSVRIRHFYNQSVPSPWSNWITNHGAQMKVETKIFPCERIMREHTSAMFCCVYPRGVDITSMILNSKKYPLISIGAGVKAIAVDNLTIPTGLIKRLSLSCNNATGGIGYAWNYISFPPQKPRNLSCATSDMTTVICTWESGRKRDPYDRNKQTHTIHLENSDQAPINCEQSSCTFPAVPQLEEYNISLVVKDQLGEETESYSFNISDRVFPVVEVNRVNPGSTHTTVSWIVPGNLTQLNLLCQVTTDSDSTTELSCNNASGLCQVKLEHLLPNTCYSTRVRCCANGRLWGDWTQPISFITYPLVTLDVWRRIKQLSDTMTRQVTLFWTPHVPGSAVTVNIQGYIVQWLQEGQNWTEWKDSGQTQAEVSIDPGQYDFSVQAVVHTGSTIPAHITIPQGDDGEILPVKKRLSSSTATGFNLSWVEQDSATCGYTVEWCIMGNTVPCTLQWLKVPEGNNTLFLPARNFKAGCRYTFKIYGCTENGHRLLEVQTGYSQELKSVQSPSLVEPFQITSSSVTLEWSYDEDDPAHSAFITGYLVTAQAVGSDLFNVSVADPRRKSVTIEGLQQNQEYAFSVSALTKEGPGQPTNITIRTRTNYSAHLAKILTPILLLLGCIILLWPQRKILMSVLRDIFTYPAGMNINTPEFDSFLQETSEQLQSQKVEECRCCNIEILNTRPLLDETTALRDAEPMNTLPSPGSQPSPSALSLSCVPLQTEYCPQSVTVSCDRTTLQQTCISNKTYMHTIEEDLSEAQQVMLRESSSVIYGYIFSETL from the exons ATGATACGTTTCAGAATATCCTTGATTAACCTGGTTAGGTTCTATCTAATATTTTCTGAGGATTACAGTGGATGCTGCGTGGACACTG TTTGGCCGCCAAGCCCGAGCATCATTTATCTGCAGGCTATCAGTGACGAGCAAAGCCTTGTGGTGAGCTGGCTGGTTAACCACAGCAGGGGCGACATTTATGAGGTCCAGGTCAGCCGCACTGAAAACTACAACGTCATTTACAAT AGAAATCTGAGTTTAATCTCCGTGGATTCAGATGAATACACATGGACATGGACCTCTGATCTGCCTCTGGAGTGCGTCGATCACTCAGTCAGAATACGACATTTCTATAATCAGTCTGTCCCGAGTCCCTGGAGCAACTGGATAACCAACCATG GAGCCCAGATGAAGGTTGAGACCAAGATCTTCCCCTGCGAGCGGATAATGAGAGAGCACACCAGTGCCATGTTCTGCTGTGTTTACCCAAGAGGAGTCGATATTACTAGCATGATCTTGAACAGCAAAAAATACCCTCTTATCAGCATTGGAGCTGGAGTCAAGGCTATCGCTGTAGATAACCTGACCATCCCAACAGGGTTGATTAAACGTCTTTCACTCTCTTGCAATAATGCAACAGGCGGGATCGGTTATGCCTGGAACTACATCAGTT TTCCTCCCCAGAAGCCCAGAAACCTCAGCTGTGCGACCTCAGACATGACAACTGTCATTTGCACCTGGGAATCGGGCAGAAAACGAGACCCGTATGATCGcaacaagcaaacacacactatCCACTTAGA GAACTCCGACCAGGCTCCCATCAACTGCGAGCAGTCATCTTGTACTTTCCCGGCCGTCCCGCAGTTGGAAGAATACAACATCAGTTTGGTGGTGAAGGACCAGCtgggagaggagacagagagttaTAGCTTCAACATCTCTGACAGAG TCTTTCCTGTTGTGGAGGTGAACAGAGTGAACCCTGGGTCAACACACACCACTGTTTCCTGGATCGTCCCAGGGAACTTGACCCAACTGAACCTCCTCTGTCAGGTCACTACAGACTCAGACAGCACCACTGAG CTGAGTTGCAATAATGCGAGTGGTCTCTGCCAAGTCAAACTGGAACATCTGCTTCCCAACAcgtgctactctaccagagtACGCTGCTGTGCCAATGGCAGGCTCTGGGGAGATTGGACACAGCCCATATCCTTCATTACCT ATCCGTTGGTGACCTTGGATGTATGGAGGAGAATAAAGCAGCTGTCCGACACGATGACTCGTCAAGTTACTCTATTTTGGACTCCA CATGTTCCTGGGTCAGCAGTCACAGTGAACATCCAAGGCTACATAGTTCAGTGGTTGCAGGAAGGCCAAAACTGGACTGAGTGGAAGGACAGTGGACAAACCCAGGCAGAGGTCTCCATCGATCCGGGACAGTATGACTTCAGTGTCCAAGCTGTTGTCCACACCGGCTCCACCATCCCTGCTCACATCACCATCCCACAGGGGGACGATGGAG AAATCCTCCCAGTAAAGAAGCGGTTGAGCAGCAGCACAGCTACTGGTTTTAATCTGTCCTGGGTGGAGCAGGACTCTGCCACCTgtggctatacagtggagtggTGCATCATGGGAAACACAGTGCCTTGCACTCTGCAATGGCTGAAGGTGCCAGAGGGAAACAACACATTGTTCCTACCTGCTA GAAATTTCAAAGCAGGTTGTAGGTATACATTTAAAATCTACGGATGCACAGAAAATGGACACCGACTACTTGAGGTACAGACTGGATACTCACAAGAGCTCA AATCTGTACAGTCCCCGAGTTTGGTTGAACCTTTTCAGATTACTAGTTCATCTGTGACGCTGGAGTGGAGTTACGATGAAGACGATCCGGCTCATTCGGCATTTATCACTGGTTACCTGGTTACAGCACAGGCAGTAGGATCTG ATCTGTTTAACGTGTCGGTGGCAGACCCTCGGAGGAAGTCTGTGACCATAGAGGGTCTGCAGCAGAACCAAGAGTATGCTTTCTCTGTGAGCGCTCTCACTAAGGAGGGGCCTGGACAACCAACCAACATCACTATCAGGACCAGAACCAACT ACTCTGCTCACCTGGCCAAGATACTGACTCCCATCTTGTTACTGCTGGGCTGCATCATTCTCCTGTGGCCTCAAAGAAAAAT ACTGATGAGTGTGCTGAGGGATATCTTTACTTATCCTGCTGGTATGAACATCAATACTCCTGAGTTTGACAGCTTCCTGCAAGAG acGAGTGAGCAGCTGCAGTCTCAGAAGGTGGAGGAGTGCAGATGCTGCAACATTGAGATCCTGAATACCAGACCTCTTCTGGATGAAACAACGGCACTGAGAGATGCTGAACCCATGAACACGCTGCCCTCTCCTGGTTCCCAGCCCTCTCCTTCAGCCTTGTCACTCTCCTGTGTGCCACTCCAAACAGAATACTGTCCACAGTCAGTCACAGTGTCCTGCGACAGAACAACCCTTCAACAAACATGCATCTCAAACAAGACTTATATGCACACCATTGAGGAGGATTTGTCTGAGGCACAACAAGTCATGCTTCGGGAATCAAGTAGTGTTATATATGGTTATATCTTCAGTGAGACTTTATAA
- the ykt6 gene encoding synaptobrevin homolog YKT6 — MKLYSLSIHHKGATKANLLKSAYDLSSFSFFQRSSVQEFMTFTSALIVERTSQGTRASVKEQEYLCHVYVRNDNLSAVVIADTEYPQRVCFTLLDKVLEEFSRQVDSIDWPSGNPETINYKALDVHLSKYQNPREADAMTKVQAELDETKIILHNTMESLLERGEKLDDLVAKSEHLGNQSKAFYKTARKQNSCCEVM, encoded by the exons ATGAAGCTCTACAGCCTCAGCATCCACCATAAAGGAGCGACCAAAGCCAACCTCCTTAAATCGGCCTATGACCTCTCCTCCTTCAGCTTCTTTCAGCGATCCAG tGTTCAGGAGTTCATGACCTTCACCAGTGCCTTGATTGTTGAACGGACATCACAAGGAACCCGTGCCTCTGTCAAAGAACAAG AGTACCTGTGCCATGTGTATGTAAGAAATGACAACCTGAGCGCTGTAGTCATTGCAGACACTGAATACCCACAGAGAGTCTGTTTCACATTGCTAGACAAG GTATTAGAGGAGTTCTCCAGGCAAGTGGACAGTATAGACTGGCCCTCTGGTAATCCTGAAACTATAAACTACAAAGCTCTGGATGTTCACCTTTCTAAATACCAG aacCCCAGGGAAGCAGATGCAATGACCAAAGTGCAGGCAGAGCTGGATGAGACTAAGATCATTTTG CACAACACCATGGAAAGTCTgttggagagaggagagaaactgGATGATCTTGTGGCAAAGTCAGAGCACCTGGGAAACCAGTCCAAAGCCTTCTATAAGACT GCACGAAAACAGAACTCATGCTGTGAAGTCATGTGA